The following are from one region of the Geoalkalibacter subterraneus genome:
- a CDS encoding NAD-dependent succinate-semialdehyde dehydrogenase: MALESINPATDELMETFDEWSAEQTAEVIDEVDAAFQQWRLTSFEKRRELMNRAAGVLRENKDEYARIMALEMGKPINDGRGEVEKCAWVCEYYAEQAEKILADEPIESDGSKSYVGFRPIGTVLAVMPWNFPFWQVFRFAAPALMAGNTGVLKHSSNVPRSALAIEEVFVKAGFPPNVFRTLMIGSRKVDAVIENDLIKAVTLTGSDIAGRKVAAKAGEMLKKTVMELGGSDPFIVLEDADLEESAQVAAKARCINSGQSCIAAKRFIVVDAVYEAWTEKFKAALTSLKVGDPLAEETQVGPQARRDLMEELHEQVEKSVRMGARVLLGGSPQEGKGSFYPPTLLADLKPGMPAYDEELFGPVASLIRVADAEEAVAVANASAFGLGGCVWTADSARGEEIAARIEAGAVFVNGMVKSDPRLPFGGVKISGYGRELSHYGIKEFVNIQTVWVR; the protein is encoded by the coding sequence ATGGCCCTGGAATCAATCAATCCGGCAACGGATGAACTGATGGAAACCTTCGATGAGTGGTCTGCGGAACAGACCGCAGAAGTCATCGATGAGGTGGATGCGGCCTTTCAGCAGTGGCGGCTGACATCCTTTGAGAAGCGGCGCGAGCTGATGAATCGTGCCGCGGGCGTTCTGCGGGAGAACAAGGATGAATACGCGCGCATCATGGCGCTCGAGATGGGAAAACCCATTAACGACGGGCGCGGAGAAGTGGAGAAATGCGCCTGGGTCTGCGAGTACTACGCTGAACAGGCTGAAAAGATCCTGGCGGATGAACCGATCGAAAGCGACGGCTCCAAATCCTATGTCGGTTTTCGCCCCATCGGAACGGTGCTGGCGGTCATGCCGTGGAATTTCCCTTTCTGGCAGGTGTTCCGTTTTGCCGCACCGGCCCTGATGGCGGGCAACACCGGGGTGCTCAAGCATTCCTCCAACGTGCCGCGCAGCGCCCTGGCCATCGAGGAAGTTTTCGTCAAGGCAGGCTTCCCGCCTAATGTTTTCCGTACCCTGATGATCGGTTCCCGCAAGGTCGATGCAGTGATCGAAAATGACCTGATCAAGGCTGTGACCCTGACCGGAAGCGATATCGCCGGGCGAAAAGTTGCCGCCAAGGCCGGTGAGATGCTGAAGAAAACTGTCATGGAACTCGGCGGCAGCGATCCCTTTATCGTGCTGGAGGACGCCGACCTGGAAGAATCGGCCCAGGTGGCGGCCAAGGCGCGCTGCATAAACTCCGGCCAGAGCTGTATTGCCGCCAAGCGCTTTATTGTCGTTGATGCCGTGTATGAAGCCTGGACGGAAAAATTCAAGGCGGCTCTGACCTCCCTTAAAGTCGGCGACCCATTGGCCGAAGAGACCCAGGTTGGTCCGCAGGCGCGGCGCGATCTGATGGAGGAACTGCACGAGCAGGTGGAAAAATCGGTGAGGATGGGGGCCCGGGTGCTGCTGGGCGGAAGCCCGCAGGAGGGCAAGGGAAGTTTTTATCCTCCGACCCTGCTGGCTGACCTCAAGCCGGGTATGCCGGCTTATGACGAGGAACTGTTCGGTCCGGTCGCCTCTCTGATCCGCGTCGCCGATGCCGAAGAGGCTGTGGCGGTTGCCAATGCCAGCGCCTTCGGGTTGGGCGGCTGTGTCTGGACGGCTGACAGCGCGCGCGGAGAAGAGATCGCCGCCCGCATCGAGGCCGGTGCGGTCTTCGTCAACGGCATGGTCAAGAGTGATCCTCGACTGCCTTTCGGCGGTGTGAAAATCTCAGGTTATGGCCGCGAACTTTCCCACTACGGCATCAAGGAATTCGTAAATATCCAGACCGTCTGGGTGCGCTGA
- a CDS encoding nicotinate phosphoribosyltransferase gives MRYSALMTDLYELTMLAGYFDEEMHDKPAVFDLFFRKAPFQGSYAAFAGLAPALEYLEQLQFTGEDLDYLSSLGLFKPRFLEFLRDFSFRGSVTAPPEGTVVFPTEPLLTVEGSLAEAQFVETALLNIINFQTLVATKAARLTTAAGPDSTVIEFGLRRAQGPDGGLSVARAAAIGGVFGTSNVWGGQVHGIPVKGTHAHSWVMAFEEELQAFRAYAECFPESCLLLVDTYDTLESGMPNAITVARELRERGHEILGVRLDSGDLAYLSREARRMFDEAGFPDAKIVASNELDEHVIHSIRDEGGRVDIYGVGTKLATCHGEGGGALGGVYKLVQFDGKPRMKTTSDISKATLPDRKSVWRVLEKNGDFHLDLITSDGEEPKPGDRVYDPANPVRQKTLPHDAEFESPRRQVMQDGNICVELSTLEQARDRCMDQLQRLPAGSLRLTNPHIYKVSISQKLHQLRDSLVARHEP, from the coding sequence ATGCGTTATTCAGCCCTGATGACCGATCTGTACGAACTCACCATGCTGGCCGGCTATTTTGATGAAGAGATGCACGACAAGCCGGCCGTTTTCGATCTTTTTTTTCGCAAAGCGCCCTTTCAGGGGAGCTATGCTGCATTTGCCGGTCTTGCGCCGGCGCTCGAATATCTTGAACAGCTCCAATTCACGGGAGAGGATCTCGACTACCTTTCTTCCCTCGGATTGTTCAAGCCGCGTTTTCTTGAGTTTCTGCGGGACTTCAGCTTTCGCGGTTCGGTGACGGCCCCCCCGGAAGGGACGGTGGTCTTCCCGACCGAACCCCTGTTGACGGTGGAAGGCAGCCTGGCTGAAGCGCAATTCGTGGAAACGGCGCTGCTCAACATCATCAACTTTCAAACGCTGGTGGCCACCAAGGCCGCTCGACTGACCACCGCCGCCGGGCCGGACAGTACGGTCATCGAATTCGGCCTGCGTCGCGCACAAGGCCCCGACGGCGGTCTCAGCGTAGCGCGCGCGGCGGCCATCGGCGGCGTCTTCGGCACCAGCAACGTGTGGGGCGGGCAGGTGCACGGCATCCCCGTCAAAGGAACCCATGCCCATAGCTGGGTCATGGCTTTTGAGGAAGAACTTCAAGCCTTTCGCGCCTATGCGGAATGCTTTCCCGAAAGCTGTCTGCTGCTGGTGGACACCTACGACACGCTTGAGTCCGGCATGCCCAATGCGATTACGGTCGCCAGGGAGTTGCGCGAACGCGGTCATGAGATTCTCGGCGTGCGTCTCGATTCGGGCGATCTGGCCTACCTCAGCCGGGAAGCGCGCCGCATGTTTGACGAAGCAGGCTTCCCCGATGCTAAAATTGTGGCGTCCAACGAACTGGATGAGCACGTGATCCATTCCATCCGCGATGAAGGCGGCCGGGTGGATATTTATGGTGTCGGCACCAAGTTGGCCACCTGCCACGGTGAAGGCGGCGGTGCTCTGGGAGGCGTCTACAAACTGGTGCAGTTCGACGGCAAACCACGCATGAAGACTACCTCCGACATCTCCAAGGCGACCCTGCCCGACCGCAAGAGTGTCTGGCGCGTCCTGGAGAAAAACGGCGACTTCCACCTGGACCTGATCACCAGCGACGGCGAAGAACCCAAGCCAGGGGATCGAGTTTATGATCCGGCCAATCCCGTGCGGCAGAAAACACTTCCGCACGATGCAGAGTTCGAATCGCCGCGCAGGCAGGTCATGCAGGACGGAAACATCTGTGTGGAGCTCTCCACCCTGGAGCAGGCGCGCGACCGCTGCATGGACCAGCTGCAGCGACTCCCTGCCGGCTCTCTTCGACTGACCAACCCGCACATCTACAAGGTTTCCATCAGTCAAAAACTTCACCAACTGCGTGATTCCCTCGTCGCCCGTCATGAGCCCTGA
- a CDS encoding ammonium transporter: MKKILTLILAFSALLLLSSPALAQVEVGPEVAFILNTFSFLISGVLVMWMAAGFAMLEAGMVRTKNVATICLKNISLYSIAGILYYLIGYNLMYAGVDGGFWGSLGFWGPDDAAALSGDFSAGYASGSDWFFQMVFVATAASVVSGTVAERIRLWPFLIFVVVLTGLIYPIQGAWSWGGGWLSEMGFSDYAGSTIVHSVGGWAALTGALILGARKGKYGIGGRVNPMPGSSMPLATLGTFILWLGWFGFNGGSVLALGSADAAIEMSVVYLNTNLAAAAGLVAAMIALQMIYKRVDLSMALNGALAGLVSITAGPATPSPGAAVLIGAVGGVLVVLAVPIFDKLRIDDVVGALSVHLVCGIWGTLAVPFTDSEASFVAQIVGVAAVGVFVSLTSSLVWLALKFTVGIRVSQEEESSGSDTVELGLEAYPEFGRGSQGLK; this comes from the coding sequence ATGAAAAAAATATTAACTCTTATCCTCGCTTTTTCGGCCTTGCTGCTTTTGTCTTCACCGGCGCTGGCCCAGGTTGAGGTCGGGCCGGAGGTTGCCTTTATCCTCAATACTTTTTCGTTCCTGATCAGCGGCGTGCTGGTCATGTGGATGGCGGCGGGGTTCGCCATGCTTGAGGCAGGCATGGTGCGCACCAAAAACGTGGCGACCATCTGTCTGAAAAATATCTCGCTCTATTCCATCGCCGGCATCCTGTATTACCTGATCGGGTACAACCTCATGTACGCAGGAGTCGATGGCGGATTCTGGGGGAGTCTCGGTTTCTGGGGTCCCGATGACGCCGCAGCTCTGAGCGGTGATTTTTCGGCCGGTTATGCCAGCGGCTCCGACTGGTTCTTCCAGATGGTCTTTGTGGCAACAGCGGCTTCGGTTGTTTCCGGCACCGTTGCTGAGCGCATCCGCTTGTGGCCTTTCCTGATCTTTGTCGTTGTTCTCACCGGCCTGATCTATCCCATTCAGGGTGCCTGGAGTTGGGGCGGCGGCTGGCTGAGTGAGATGGGCTTCTCTGATTACGCCGGATCCACCATCGTTCATTCCGTGGGTGGCTGGGCAGCGCTGACCGGGGCACTCATCCTGGGGGCTCGCAAGGGGAAATATGGCATCGGCGGTCGTGTTAATCCCATGCCGGGCTCAAGCATGCCTCTGGCGACCCTGGGCACTTTTATCCTTTGGCTCGGCTGGTTCGGCTTCAACGGCGGTTCGGTGCTCGCTCTCGGTTCAGCTGATGCGGCCATCGAGATGTCGGTGGTCTACCTCAATACCAACCTGGCGGCCGCCGCAGGGCTGGTGGCGGCGATGATCGCCCTGCAGATGATCTACAAGCGGGTTGACCTCTCCATGGCTCTCAACGGTGCGCTGGCCGGTCTGGTCTCTATTACGGCAGGTCCGGCGACACCTTCACCCGGCGCCGCGGTGCTGATCGGTGCCGTCGGGGGTGTTCTGGTTGTTCTGGCCGTTCCCATTTTCGACAAGTTGCGCATCGATGATGTGGTGGGTGCCCTCTCCGTCCACCTGGTGTGCGGCATATGGGGAACCCTGGCCGTTCCGTTCACCGATTCCGAAGCGAGCTTTGTTGCCCAGATCGTTGGCGTGGCAGCGGTCGGGGTGTTCGTCTCCCTCACCAGTTCACTGGTGTGGCTCGCACTGAAGTTCACCGTCGGAATCCGTGTTTCCCAGGAAGAAGAAAGTTCCGGGTCCGATACGGTCGAACTGGGCCTGGAAGCCTATCCCGAGTTCGGACGCGGCTCTCAGGGCCTGAAGTAA
- a CDS encoding TraB/GumN family protein, with protein MDQSDIHRICIDDKEIILIGTAHISRESAETVTRVIEETAPDTVCVELDEQRFKALQYRNQWESLNLKQVIRNGQVPFLMANLALSAFQKRMGLQTGTRPGAEMAAAAEAAEKLGLQVELVDRSIRTTLLRVWRKTGFWKKTQIMASLVASLFEKSEINEEELARLRQSDTLSAMLEEMSRMLPSVKSILVDERDLFMAHHIRKAPGKRIVAVLGAAHIPGIKRLLHEEISTKQIEDISDVPPKPLISKIIPWIIPSVVAALFILGFLLGDRQQVAGAALAWVLANGLLSALGTLVALGHPLTILAAFIAAPITSLNPTIGAGFVTGLVQAIVASPTVRDMERLGEDLVVVRGWWKNRLARVLLVFFFSSLGSTAGTFLAFHWLKDLI; from the coding sequence ATGGACCAATCCGATATTCATCGAATCTGTATTGACGACAAAGAAATCATTCTGATCGGCACCGCTCATATCTCGCGTGAGTCGGCCGAAACAGTCACCCGCGTCATTGAGGAAACGGCCCCGGATACGGTTTGCGTTGAACTTGACGAGCAGCGTTTCAAGGCCTTGCAGTATCGCAACCAGTGGGAATCACTCAACCTCAAGCAGGTCATTCGCAATGGGCAGGTGCCCTTTCTGATGGCTAACCTGGCACTCTCCGCCTTTCAGAAAAGGATGGGATTGCAGACCGGTACGCGACCCGGTGCCGAGATGGCTGCCGCCGCCGAAGCGGCCGAAAAACTCGGCCTGCAGGTCGAGCTGGTCGACCGCAGCATCCGCACGACGCTGTTGCGCGTGTGGCGCAAGACGGGGTTCTGGAAGAAGACGCAGATTATGGCTTCGCTGGTGGCCAGCCTTTTTGAAAAAAGCGAGATCAACGAGGAGGAGCTGGCCCGGCTGCGGCAAAGCGATACTCTTTCAGCCATGCTGGAGGAAATGAGCCGCATGCTTCCGTCGGTGAAAAGCATTCTGGTCGATGAACGCGACCTGTTCATGGCGCACCACATCCGCAAGGCCCCTGGAAAGCGGATCGTTGCGGTGCTCGGCGCAGCTCACATCCCCGGCATAAAGCGTCTGCTGCATGAAGAAATCAGCACAAAACAAATCGAGGATATTTCGGACGTTCCTCCGAAACCCCTGATTTCAAAGATTATCCCCTGGATCATTCCGTCGGTGGTCGCAGCGCTGTTCATCCTCGGGTTCCTGCTCGGCGATCGTCAGCAGGTTGCAGGTGCCGCACTCGCGTGGGTACTGGCCAACGGGCTCCTCTCGGCGCTGGGGACCCTTGTGGCGCTGGGGCATCCGCTGACCATTCTTGCTGCCTTCATCGCAGCCCCCATCACCTCTCTTAACCCCACCATCGGTGCCGGCTTTGTCACCGGTCTGGTGCAGGCGATCGTGGCCAGCCCCACGGTACGGGACATGGAGCGTCTGGGAGAGGATCTGGTCGTCGTGCGTGGCTGGTGGAAAAATCGGCTGGCCCGTGTGCTGCTGGTGTTCTTTTTCTCATCCCTGGGGTCAACCGCGGGGACCTTCCTTGCTTTTCACTGGCTCAAGGATCTGATCTGA
- a CDS encoding L,D-transpeptidase family protein, with the protein MSFVRIFCLVFCCLLIPLVDAYGADRSEPSLSARIALDIQTLTRQFSPPALRIGSQTLQLHEDLARFYIEGDFQPAWFNPDTGWVSGQARCLQSVVRDAAEHGLHPEDYHSEPIRQLLALVEDYRRFGIPPDPFRLAQLDLLLSDAFLSYASHLTAGRVDPNLVHAGQWQARPRQADVRRLLSFSLENRRVAEALNGMVPAYAEYHRLREALQRYRLVAQIGGWPSVPAGNILRPGDSDPRLPLLRKRLWIEGDLSYSGDEGDLHYDEFTARGLGRFQARHGLSADRVLGPKTLRELNQSVEKRIEQIEINLERWRWLPKNLGDRHIRVNIADFKLEVREGERTVMSMPVVVGTSYRKTPVFSDRMTYLEFAPYWGVPQTILEEDKLPEIRKNINYLDAHNFEIIPWNGPGWARIDPRTIDWDRVTAEDFPGLLRMRPGPWNPLGQVKFMFPNEFDVYLHDTPERHLFTHNKRLYSSGCIRIERPVDLAQYLLEGDAEWGGCSTLLDLFNGAEPRRVELAKSLPVHLLYWTAWVDASGSVQFRPDVYERDADLIQALKNQRQSRRYIGSQAESMEKLVGQEAQIRSLSQ; encoded by the coding sequence ATGTCTTTTGTCAGGATTTTCTGCCTTGTTTTTTGCTGTTTGCTGATTCCCTTGGTGGATGCTTACGGCGCAGATCGTTCGGAGCCCTCCCTGAGCGCGCGCATTGCGCTGGACATTCAGACTCTGACCCGGCAGTTTTCGCCGCCGGCCCTACGAATCGGCAGCCAGACTCTGCAACTGCACGAAGACCTGGCGCGCTTCTATATCGAAGGTGATTTTCAGCCTGCCTGGTTCAACCCGGACACGGGATGGGTTTCAGGCCAGGCGCGCTGCCTGCAGTCGGTGGTGCGCGATGCGGCAGAGCACGGCCTGCATCCCGAGGACTATCATTCTGAGCCCATCCGACAGCTTCTGGCGCTGGTGGAAGACTACCGGCGCTTCGGCATCCCCCCCGACCCCTTCCGACTTGCACAACTCGATCTGCTGCTCAGCGACGCTTTTTTGTCCTATGCCTCCCATCTGACGGCTGGGCGTGTTGATCCCAATTTGGTCCATGCCGGGCAATGGCAGGCCAGACCCAGACAAGCCGATGTGCGACGCCTTCTATCTTTCAGCCTTGAAAATAGGCGTGTCGCTGAAGCTCTCAACGGGATGGTTCCGGCTTATGCCGAATACCACCGGTTGCGGGAAGCCCTGCAGCGCTACCGCCTCGTGGCTCAAATTGGGGGATGGCCGTCTGTGCCGGCAGGAAATATCTTGCGCCCGGGAGACTCGGACCCGCGTTTGCCGCTGTTGCGCAAGCGGCTCTGGATCGAGGGGGATTTGTCTTATTCAGGTGACGAGGGCGATCTGCATTATGATGAATTTACAGCCCGGGGGTTGGGAAGATTCCAGGCGCGCCACGGTCTGAGCGCGGACCGCGTTCTGGGACCAAAAACCCTGCGGGAACTCAACCAGAGCGTAGAAAAACGGATTGAGCAGATCGAGATCAATCTTGAGCGTTGGCGCTGGCTTCCGAAGAATTTGGGCGACAGGCACATTCGTGTCAACATCGCCGATTTCAAATTGGAGGTCAGGGAAGGCGAGCGCACCGTCATGTCCATGCCTGTCGTCGTCGGGACGTCCTATCGAAAGACCCCGGTGTTTTCCGACCGCATGACCTACCTGGAATTTGCACCTTACTGGGGGGTGCCGCAGACGATCCTCGAAGAAGATAAGCTTCCTGAAATAAGGAAGAATATCAATTACCTGGATGCGCACAATTTTGAGATTATCCCCTGGAACGGTCCGGGATGGGCACGTATCGATCCGCGGACGATTGACTGGGATCGCGTGACGGCCGAAGATTTTCCAGGGCTGCTGCGGATGCGACCAGGCCCCTGGAATCCCCTGGGGCAGGTTAAATTCATGTTTCCGAATGAATTCGACGTCTATTTGCATGACACGCCTGAACGCCATCTTTTTACGCACAACAAGCGTCTTTACAGCTCAGGATGCATCCGTATCGAGCGGCCGGTTGATCTGGCTCAGTATCTGCTGGAAGGCGATGCAGAGTGGGGAGGGTGTTCGACGTTGCTGGATCTGTTCAATGGCGCGGAACCACGCCGGGTGGAGCTTGCAAAATCTCTCCCGGTGCACCTGTTGTACTGGACCGCGTGGGTTGATGCGTCGGGCTCTGTTCAGTTCCGCCCGGATGTCTACGAGCGCGATGCCGATCTGATACAGGCGTTGAAAAACCAGCGGCAATCAAGACGTTATATCGGTTCGCAGGCCGAATCCATGGAAAAGCTCGTGGGGCAGGAGGCTCAGATCAGATCCTTGAGCCAGTGA
- a CDS encoding P-II family nitrogen regulator: MKKVECIIKPFKLEDVKNALIEMGIPGMTVGEVRGFGRQKGHTELYRGAEYQIDFIPKIRLEVVVEDGQVPEVVAAIQKEACTGRIGDGKIFVTPVDQSIRIRTGEQGADSL, translated from the coding sequence ATGAAAAAAGTGGAATGCATCATCAAGCCTTTCAAGCTCGAAGACGTAAAGAATGCACTGATCGAAATGGGGATTCCGGGCATGACCGTTGGCGAAGTGCGCGGTTTCGGCCGTCAGAAAGGACACACCGAACTGTACCGCGGCGCAGAATACCAAATCGATTTCATCCCTAAGATCCGCCTCGAAGTGGTTGTCGAGGATGGGCAGGTGCCCGAGGTGGTGGCCGCCATCCAGAAAGAAGCCTGCACCGGCAGGATCGGCGACGGCAAGATCTTTGTCACCCCGGTGGATCAGTCGATCCGGATTCGCACAGGCGAGCAGGGGGCTGACTCTCTTTAA
- a CDS encoding sensor histidine kinase: protein MTAGAVVIVEDITDFKNLLDQTILSEKLVEIGRLSAGIAHEINNPLSVISYATQLLLREEDLPPFQIEMLERIENETDRLKTLTGGLLSFSRSGESRQRLTDFNETVRDALRLLHFETARKQIALHECLAALPLVRMDANKIKQVVINLVMNAIQALGERGNITLKTFEPEPKMVELSVADDGPGISPEVQQRMFEPFYTTKKEGEGTGLGLYICRSIVSDHGGQIWVESMPGEGTTFHIRLPVAQSV from the coding sequence GTGACCGCCGGAGCCGTTGTGATCGTGGAGGATATCACCGATTTCAAAAATCTTCTCGACCAGACCATCCTATCTGAAAAGCTGGTTGAAATCGGCCGCCTCTCTGCCGGAATTGCCCATGAAATCAACAATCCTCTCAGTGTGATCTCCTATGCAACCCAGCTGCTTTTGAGAGAGGAGGACCTGCCGCCGTTTCAGATCGAGATGCTGGAGCGGATTGAAAACGAGACGGACCGTTTGAAAACTCTGACCGGCGGCCTCCTGTCGTTCTCCAGGTCCGGTGAAAGCCGACAGCGTTTGACCGACTTCAATGAGACCGTCAGGGACGCATTGCGCCTGTTGCATTTTGAGACGGCACGCAAGCAGATAGCGTTGCATGAATGCCTGGCGGCGCTTCCTCTTGTACGGATGGATGCCAACAAGATCAAGCAGGTGGTAATCAACCTGGTTATGAATGCCATTCAGGCACTGGGCGAGCGGGGCAACATCACTCTAAAAACGTTCGAGCCGGAGCCTAAAATGGTTGAGCTCTCTGTCGCCGATGACGGCCCCGGGATCTCCCCCGAAGTTCAGCAGAGGATGTTCGAGCCGTTTTACACCACCAAGAAAGAAGGGGAAGGAACCGGGCTGGGGCTTTACATCTGCCGTTCCATCGTTTCCGATCACGGCGGACAAATATGGGTCGAATCGATGCCCGGAGAGGGGACAACCTTTCACATTCGTCTGCCTGTTGCACAGTCTGTATAA
- the ybaK gene encoding Cys-tRNA(Pro) deacylase, which produces MAKEKTPVTPAIRVLRKEKVSFQPHLYAYEEKGGTEVSARELGVDEHCVIKTLIMEDEAGRPLIVLMHGDRQVSTKNLARTLGVKNVTPCAAADAQRHSGYQVGGTSPFGVRRAMPVYMEETIATLPRIFINGGKRGFLVEIAPKDLIRVLAPTPVQVAQELV; this is translated from the coding sequence ATGGCTAAGGAAAAGACACCGGTCACTCCGGCCATTCGAGTACTGCGAAAAGAAAAGGTCAGTTTTCAGCCCCACCTCTACGCCTATGAAGAGAAAGGCGGCACGGAGGTCTCCGCACGGGAACTGGGCGTGGATGAGCACTGCGTCATCAAGACACTCATCATGGAGGATGAAGCAGGCCGCCCGCTGATCGTCCTGATGCACGGTGACCGCCAGGTCTCCACCAAAAATCTGGCCCGCACCCTGGGAGTCAAAAACGTCACACCCTGTGCCGCCGCCGATGCCCAGCGTCACAGCGGCTACCAGGTCGGTGGCACGTCGCCTTTCGGCGTGCGCAGAGCGATGCCGGTTTACATGGAGGAGACCATCGCCACACTGCCCCGCATCTTCATCAACGGCGGCAAGCGTGGATTCCTGGTGGAAATAGCTCCCAAAGACCTGATTCGTGTGCTGGCGCCCACCCCCGTGCAAGTTGCGCAGGAGTTGGTATAG
- a CDS encoding rhomboid family intramembrane serine protease: MNWQRQIKRNLSGGHGFGAQSVSVTRTIIFINLILFTLMVLHGTVAGLQMRAIMNPPVALLLHWGGQLWQPLVLQADQWWRCVTYAFTHGGLIHLAFNMIVLYQVGSRLEFEIGRPAFINLYFITAITGTLAGLLWHPHTPVVGASTSLFGLIGFSVMYYHRIGTSIAISMRNFMFQWAVFAFIFGLLVGADNAGHLGGAVGGVLLGMVMPVTSTRQRAIEPALRTTAWVCVVLTGLSFVGMLFAWFQ, encoded by the coding sequence GTGAACTGGCAACGCCAAATCAAAAGAAACCTTTCGGGTGGGCACGGGTTCGGTGCACAGTCGGTTTCGGTGACCCGGACCATCATTTTCATCAATCTGATTCTTTTTACCCTGATGGTGCTGCACGGGACTGTGGCAGGCCTGCAGATGCGAGCGATCATGAATCCCCCGGTCGCATTGCTGCTGCACTGGGGCGGACAGCTCTGGCAGCCCCTGGTGCTGCAGGCCGACCAGTGGTGGCGCTGTGTCACCTATGCCTTTACCCACGGTGGTCTCATCCACCTGGCCTTCAACATGATCGTACTCTACCAGGTCGGCTCACGCCTGGAATTTGAGATCGGCCGCCCGGCCTTCATCAACCTGTATTTCATCACCGCCATCACCGGCACCCTGGCTGGTTTGCTGTGGCACCCCCACACACCGGTGGTTGGGGCCTCCACCTCGCTGTTCGGGCTGATCGGTTTTTCGGTCATGTATTATCACCGCATCGGCACTTCCATCGCCATCTCCATGCGCAATTTCATGTTCCAATGGGCTGTTTTTGCATTTATTTTCGGCCTGCTGGTTGGCGCTGACAATGCCGGACATCTCGGCGGCGCGGTCGGCGGGGTTCTGCTCGGCATGGTCATGCCGGTGACCAGCACCCGCCAGCGGGCTATCGAGCCGGCGCTGCGAACAACCGCCTGGGTCTGCGTAGTCCTGACGGGCCTGTCGTTTGTCGGCATGCTCTTCGCCTGGTTTCAATAA
- a CDS encoding SIR2 family NAD-dependent protein deacylase, giving the protein MSQKELFHAAAQAIAEARALIVTAGAGIGVDSGLPDFRGDHGFWNAYPMYQRLGINFVNAANPTHFEQDPAFGWGFYGHRTNLYRATTPHEGFSLLRQWIKRYDLNHFVVTSNVDGQFQKAGFDEGAILEVHGSIHHLQCLKPCCMAIWPNKEEIPVDFNTMRAEHIPRCIHCGHTARPNILMFGDYSWISDRTQRQEEHFEAFLDTHRDQPIAVVEIGAGTMVPTIRFLSERLGRRTGIKVIRINPREPHIDAPHISLNCGGLEGLRGIEQQLDTP; this is encoded by the coding sequence ATGTCACAGAAGGAGCTGTTCCACGCCGCCGCGCAGGCCATCGCCGAAGCGCGCGCCCTGATTGTCACAGCCGGCGCCGGAATCGGCGTGGATTCGGGCCTGCCCGACTTTCGTGGCGATCATGGTTTCTGGAACGCCTACCCCATGTATCAGAGGCTGGGCATTAATTTCGTCAATGCCGCCAACCCCACTCACTTCGAGCAGGATCCCGCCTTCGGCTGGGGGTTTTACGGTCACCGCACCAACCTCTATCGCGCAACGACTCCCCATGAAGGGTTTTCCCTTCTGCGGCAGTGGATCAAACGCTATGACCTGAATCATTTCGTGGTCACCTCGAATGTCGACGGGCAATTTCAGAAAGCCGGCTTCGACGAAGGGGCGATCCTTGAGGTCCATGGTTCAATTCACCACCTTCAATGTCTCAAGCCCTGCTGCATGGCGATCTGGCCCAACAAAGAGGAGATCCCCGTCGATTTCAACACCATGCGGGCAGAACACATTCCCCGCTGTATTCACTGCGGACATACGGCGCGCCCCAATATCCTCATGTTCGGCGACTACTCCTGGATCAGCGACCGCACGCAACGACAGGAGGAGCACTTCGAGGCCTTTCTCGATACCCACAGGGATCAGCCCATCGCGGTGGTCGAAATCGGCGCCGGAACCATGGTTCCCACCATCCGCTTCCTGAGCGAGCGTCTGGGACGCCGCACAGGCATCAAGGTGATTCGCATCAACCCGCGCGAGCCGCACATCGACGCGCCCCATATCTCGTTGAACTGCGGAGGGCTCGAAGGACTCAGAGGGATTGAGCAGCAGCTCGACACTCCGTAA